GTCTTGTGTATTTCAGTAAAACGATTCCCGCTGGTGGTTCATTAACATGGAAAAACTTTGAACAAGGGTTTCCACAAGGCATGCGTATCGGAGATTACAAACTTACCTGGAGTGGTGGCGGTACTAATGTCAATGGAGAATATTGGGGAAAAGCGGCATCACAAAAAATAGACCTTCCCTAATTCCAAGATAAATTAAAGAGCTTTGTAGAACGAGTAGGAAAGTTTTAAAGGCTTTTTTATTTTGGTCAATCCAGATAAGAAGCTGCTTCAACAACCTGGAATGAAGCGAATAAAATAACCGGTCCCTTAAGTGTACAAGGAACCGGTTATTTACTTATCATGGTTAGGTTGACTCTTCAACGCGATCTATTTTTCGTGTTGACTTCCAAATTAAGCCGACCGCCTATAGTTATAGCGCGGCTATTGCAAGACCGTGGACGTTAGCAGCGTCTGCGGTCATTTTTAGTATATAATTCTTAAGCTAATTTTATCACTCTATTTGAATGTATTCAATAGGGGTTGCACAGAATGTACAGAATTCCTCAAATTTGGGGGAGCAAAGCTTACCGGCTTTTGTGAAACATTGAAATTTTATTTTGCAACTTATTACCGGTTCAAGAAAACGCCAATCTTTATTTTCTCCGCGAACGAGTTGCCTGGATATCTGATTGAATGCACGTATCACCTCAGAACTGGGCGGAAATTCTATGAAGGTTAAACTCCCTAATTGTGGACACTGTACCTCCTATCAAATTGATTTTATAAAATTTCTCCAAATTGCGATTTATTCTGGAGTTTCACACCTTTATTGTCTTTGGCTCCACGGTTTTTTTCCTGACCGCATCCATGTATTCTTAAGGCGACATGTCGTAGATGCTACCGTGGATGCGGTTGTGGTTGTAGTTATGAATAAAGCCGCTAACGATTTCGTACGCCTGCTTATAACTTTCATATTCGTGACGCTGATAACACTCTATCTCTAGAATGGCAAGAAAAGACTCGATATGAGCATTCTTGTTAGGAGTCTTCGGCTGTATACGCTCGTGGACAATTTTGAAGCGCTCACAGGCCTATCGATGCAGAATAGCTGCTTCTTTGTTCGAACTTCTAATCCTTCCAAACCATGGACATATCGGCGTCGCCATTTCACCAGGGTTGAACTTTAGACATAAGAAATGCTCCCTTCATAGTAGCAGGTTTTTATTATTTCACCTGTCTACTATAAGGGGAGCATATCACTTTGTCGACAGTCTGTATTTTCGCATAAATGCGAAAATTTTAATTAAAGGGGATTCTTTTTACTCTGTTTTCACGCCCATTTGGCAGGTTTTATTTAAATTTGTCAGGAATTCGCGTGACGGGAGTGTGTTTTCATTTGATTGAAGGTTTGTTTCCTCCTGTTTGATAATAAAAGTAAAGCAAGCAACAATACCGGTTATGAGCCGGATAGGATATCGCTTACTTGTCTCTATTTTGTAAAATGTCTTTTGTAAGACGATGGGGAAATTTATAAGGAGGGTCTGCTCATGAATCAGGCAACAAAAGCGAAAACAGGAGGAAGCGTTCAGGTTGGCGTTCAGAAGTTCGGCCGGTTCCTAAGCGGGATGGTCATGCCAAACATCGGGGCGTTTATTGCTTGGGGGCTGATTACGGCCCTGTTTATTGAAAGCGGATGGCTGCCAAACGCTTCCCTGGCCGAAATGGTCGATCCGATGATTAAGTATCTGCTTCCACTATTGATCGGATACACGGGCGGTAAGATGATTTATGATGCGCGCGGGGAGTCCTCGGTGCAATAGCCACGATGGGGATTATTATAGGAGCCGACATTCCTATGCTCCTTGGTGCCATGATTATGGGTCCGCTTGGCGGATATTTGATGAGACAGGTGGACAAACTTTTTGAAGGAAGAATCCGTGCGGGTTTCGAGATGCTTGTGAACAATTTTTCCGCCGGTATTCTGGGGGCTATTCTTGCTATCTTCGGATACTGGGGAGTCGGTCCTGTCATAAGCACTTTCACTAACGCGTTAGCTGGCGGTGTCCAAGCTATTATCAATGCAGGATTGCTTCCATTAGTAAGTATTTTCGTAGAACCGGCAAAAGTGTTGTTCCTGAACAATGCTATCAACCACGGGATTTTCAGCCCGCTTGGATTAAAAGAGGCGGCAGAAGCGGGAAAATCAATTTTCTTTCTGATTGAGTCTAATCCCGGCCCCGGTCTTGGTATTCTTCTTGCCTACATTATCGTTGGCAGAGGCTCGGCCAAACAATCGGCTCTTGG
This Paenibacillus larvae subsp. larvae DNA region includes the following protein-coding sequences:
- a CDS encoding integrase core domain-containing protein, coding for MVHERIQPKTPNKNAHIESFLAILEIECYQRHEYESYKQAYEIVSGFIHNYNHNRIHGSIYDMSP